A window of Equus przewalskii isolate Varuska chromosome 16, EquPr2, whole genome shotgun sequence contains these coding sequences:
- the SLAIN1 gene encoding SLAIN motif-containing protein 1 isoform X3: MKDVRTATLYVLHGVLGLRFTYSEVKGLEVPALEVSALAQIKKSCLTTINYVLGYTSRGSPLSPQSSIDSELSTSELEDDSISMGYKLQDLTDVQIMARLQEESLRQDYASTSASVSRHSSSVSLSSGKKGTCSDQEYDRFSLEDEEEFDHLPPPQPRLPRCSPFQRGIPHSQTFSSIRDCRRSPSSQYFPSTNYQQQQYYSPQAQTPDQQPNRTNGDKLRRSMPNLARMPSTTTVSSNISSPVTVRNSQSFDSSLHGAGNGISRIQSCIPSPGQLQHRIHSVGHFPVSVRQPLKATAYVSPTVQGSSNMPLSNGLQLHSNTGIPTPNKAAASGIMGRSALPRPSLAINGSNLPRSKIAQPVRSFLQPPKPLSSLSTLRDGNWRDGCY, translated from the exons ATGAAAGATGTGAGAACAGCTACCTTGTATGTGTTACATGGTGTATTGGGGCTCAGGTTTACATATTCAGAAGTTAAGGGACTGGAAGTGCCAGCTCTGGAAGTCTCTGCTCTGGCTCAGATTAAGAAGAGCTGTTTAACCACAATTAATTATGTATTGG gTTACACCTCCAGGGGCTCCCCTCTCAGTCCCCAGTCGTCTATAGACAGTGAGCTGAGCACTTCAGAATTGGAGGATGATTCTATCTCCATGGGATATAAGTTACAGGACCTCACTGACGTTCAGATCATGGCTCGTCTGCAAGAAGAAA GTCTCAGGCAAGATTATGCTTCTACTTCAGCATCTGTGTCAAGACATAGTTCCAGTGTGTCACTGagttcaggaaaaaaagggaCATGTAGCGATCAAGAATATGATCGATTCAGtctggaagatgaggaagaattTGATCATTTGCCACCACCTCAACCTCGTCTTCCAAGATGTTCACCTTTCCAAAGAGGAATTCCCCATTCACAGACTTTCTCCAGCATTCGAGACTGTAGGAGGAGCCCCAGTTCCCAGTATTTTCCTTCAACTAATTACCAGCAGCAACAGTATTATTCACCTCAAGCCCAAACTCCAGATCAGCAACCAAATAGGACCAATGGAG atAAGCTCCGAAGAAGTATGCCTAATCTAGCTCGGATGCCAAGTACAACCACCGTTAGTAGCAACATTAGTTCTCCAGTCACCGTGCGAAATAGTCAGAGCTTTGACTCAAGCTTGCATGGAGCTGGAAATGGAATTTCAAGAATACAGTCTTGTA TTCCATCACCAGGACAGCTTCAACACAGAATCCACAGCGTGGGACATTTCCCAGTGTCTGTCCGACAGCCTCTTAAAGCCACAGCGTACGTGAGTCCAACCGTTCAAGGCAGCAGTAACATGCCTTTATCCAACGGCTTACAGTTACATTCCAACACGGGCATCCCCACGCCAAACAAAGCTGCTGCTTCTGGGATCATGGGCCGCAGCGCACTTCCAAGACCTTCTTTGGCAATAAATGGGAGTAACCTGCCTCGAAGCAAAATTGCACAACCCGTTAGGAG TTTCCTTCAGCCTCCAAAGCCTCTGTCTTCACTCAGCACTCTGAGGGATGGAAACTGGAGAGATGGTTGCTACTGA
- the SLAIN1 gene encoding SLAIN motif-containing protein 1 isoform X4: protein MGYKLQDLTDVQIMARLQEESLRQDYASTSASVSRHSSSVSLSSGKKGTCSDQEYDRFSLEDEEEFDHLPPPQPRLPRCSPFQRGIPHSQTFSSIRDCRRSPSSQYFPSTNYQQQQYYSPQAQTPDQQPNRTNGDKLRRSMPNLARMPSTTTVSSNISSPVTVRNSQSFDSSLHGAGNGISRIQSCIPSPGQLQHRIHSVGHFPVSVRQPLKATAYVSPTVQGSSNMPLSNGLQLHSNTGIPTPNKAAASGIMGRSALPRPSLAINGSNLPRSKIAQPVRSFLQPPKPLSSLSTLRDGNWRDGCY, encoded by the exons ATGGGATATAAGTTACAGGACCTCACTGACGTTCAGATCATGGCTCGTCTGCAAGAAGAAA GTCTCAGGCAAGATTATGCTTCTACTTCAGCATCTGTGTCAAGACATAGTTCCAGTGTGTCACTGagttcaggaaaaaaagggaCATGTAGCGATCAAGAATATGATCGATTCAGtctggaagatgaggaagaattTGATCATTTGCCACCACCTCAACCTCGTCTTCCAAGATGTTCACCTTTCCAAAGAGGAATTCCCCATTCACAGACTTTCTCCAGCATTCGAGACTGTAGGAGGAGCCCCAGTTCCCAGTATTTTCCTTCAACTAATTACCAGCAGCAACAGTATTATTCACCTCAAGCCCAAACTCCAGATCAGCAACCAAATAGGACCAATGGAG atAAGCTCCGAAGAAGTATGCCTAATCTAGCTCGGATGCCAAGTACAACCACCGTTAGTAGCAACATTAGTTCTCCAGTCACCGTGCGAAATAGTCAGAGCTTTGACTCAAGCTTGCATGGAGCTGGAAATGGAATTTCAAGAATACAGTCTTGTA TTCCATCACCAGGACAGCTTCAACACAGAATCCACAGCGTGGGACATTTCCCAGTGTCTGTCCGACAGCCTCTTAAAGCCACAGCGTACGTGAGTCCAACCGTTCAAGGCAGCAGTAACATGCCTTTATCCAACGGCTTACAGTTACATTCCAACACGGGCATCCCCACGCCAAACAAAGCTGCTGCTTCTGGGATCATGGGCCGCAGCGCACTTCCAAGACCTTCTTTGGCAATAAATGGGAGTAACCTGCCTCGAAGCAAAATTGCACAACCCGTTAGGAG TTTCCTTCAGCCTCCAAAGCCTCTGTCTTCACTCAGCACTCTGAGGGATGGAAACTGGAGAGATGGTTGCTACTGA